The following proteins come from a genomic window of Novosphingobium aromaticivorans DSM 12444:
- a CDS encoding XrtA/PEP-CTERM system exopolysaccharide export protein — protein MPLISRVYRMLAGTAMLSLALSGCGGVGGGPQLPPASFVALQEGPGEEYVIGPLDELTIFVWRNPELGASVQVRPDGRITTPLITDMPAVGKTPSMLAEDIKLQLSQYIQEPIVSVIVNKFAGTFSQQVRIVGATEKPASIPFRANMTLLDAMIAVGGLSEYAAGNKARLVRFDKQSGAQKEYAVRIGDLLRKGDTKANVLLMPGDVIIIPESTF, from the coding sequence ATGCCCTTGATTTCGCGCGTCTACCGTATGCTTGCCGGCACGGCCATGCTGAGCCTTGCCCTGTCGGGCTGCGGCGGCGTCGGCGGCGGGCCGCAATTGCCGCCAGCCTCGTTCGTTGCGCTTCAGGAAGGGCCGGGCGAGGAGTACGTGATTGGCCCGCTCGACGAACTGACGATCTTCGTCTGGCGCAATCCGGAACTTGGCGCGAGCGTGCAGGTGCGGCCCGACGGGCGCATCACCACGCCGCTCATTACCGACATGCCGGCTGTGGGCAAGACGCCCTCGATGCTGGCCGAGGACATCAAGCTCCAGCTTTCGCAGTACATCCAGGAGCCGATCGTCTCGGTCATCGTCAACAAGTTCGCGGGCACGTTCAGCCAGCAGGTGCGCATCGTGGGTGCGACCGAGAAGCCGGCCTCGATCCCGTTCCGTGCGAACATGACGCTGCTCGACGCGATGATCGCGGTGGGCGGGCTTTCGGAATATGCCGCAGGCAACAAGGCGCGGTTGGTGCGGTTCGACAAGCAGTCGGGCGCGCAGAAGGAATACGCGGTGCGCATCGGCGACCTGCTGCGCAAGGGCGATACCAAGGCGAATGTCCTGCTGATGCCGGGCGACGTCATCATCATCCCCGAGAGCACGTTCTGA
- a CDS encoding pyridoxal-dependent decarboxylase, exosortase A system-associated, which produces MKPLGPIPPGYETIDGELAVDGHKVTDLVMQAGGTPLFVYSRALLTRRVQDLRAAMPERLAIHYAVKANPYIPLLSHMLELVDGFDIASGGELAIVRDAGIDPAMVSFAGPGKRDAELEAAIAAAVTLNLESEGEATRALAIAGRLGIVPRLAIRVNPDFDLKGSGMKMGGGAKPFGIDAERVPALARKLISAGAEWRGFHIFAGSQALSADAIIETQAQTIGLAARLAEETGAPLPKCNLGGGFGIPYFPGDEPVDVVAVGAALGDQFAALPDVLRDTAFCIELGRYLVGEAGIYLATVIDRKESHGEVYLVTDGGLHHQLAASGNFGTVVRRNYPSAIATRFGAAVEEEASIVGCLCTPLDRLADKGGFPRTDTGDLVVIFCAGAYGASASPAAFLGQGPAREMLV; this is translated from the coding sequence ATGAAACCGCTCGGCCCGATCCCGCCCGGATACGAAACCATCGACGGCGAACTGGCCGTGGATGGACACAAGGTTACCGATCTCGTGATGCAGGCCGGCGGAACGCCGCTCTTCGTCTATTCACGCGCGTTGCTGACCCGGCGGGTTCAGGATCTGCGAGCTGCCATGCCGGAGCGGCTGGCCATACATTATGCCGTAAAAGCAAATCCTTATATTCCATTATTAAGCCACATGCTGGAGCTGGTTGATGGGTTCGACATCGCCTCTGGCGGCGAACTTGCCATCGTGCGCGACGCCGGGATCGATCCGGCCATGGTCAGCTTCGCGGGGCCCGGCAAGCGAGACGCCGAACTCGAGGCGGCGATTGCGGCGGCCGTTACGCTCAACCTTGAATCCGAAGGCGAGGCGACGCGTGCGCTGGCCATTGCCGGGCGGCTGGGGATCGTCCCCCGTCTCGCGATCAGGGTGAACCCCGATTTCGATCTCAAGGGATCGGGCATGAAAATGGGCGGCGGGGCGAAGCCGTTCGGCATCGATGCGGAGCGCGTGCCTGCTCTCGCCCGCAAGCTGATTTCCGCCGGGGCGGAGTGGCGGGGCTTCCACATCTTCGCCGGAAGCCAGGCTCTGTCGGCCGACGCGATCATTGAAACGCAGGCGCAGACGATCGGGCTGGCCGCGCGGCTGGCCGAGGAGACGGGCGCGCCCTTGCCGAAGTGCAATCTCGGCGGCGGCTTCGGCATTCCATATTTCCCGGGTGACGAGCCGGTCGACGTGGTTGCGGTCGGCGCCGCGCTTGGCGACCAGTTCGCGGCGCTGCCCGATGTCCTCCGGGACACGGCATTCTGCATTGAACTAGGCCGCTATCTCGTTGGCGAGGCGGGGATTTACCTGGCGACCGTGATCGACCGCAAGGAAAGTCACGGCGAGGTCTATCTCGTTACCGACGGCGGCCTGCATCACCAGCTCGCCGCCTCGGGCAACTTCGGCACCGTGGTGCGCCGCAACTATCCCAGCGCCATCGCCACGCGCTTCGGCGCGGCGGTGGAGGAGGAGGCGAGCATCGTTGGCTGCCTGTGCACTCCGCTTGACCGGCTGGCCGACAAGGGCGGCTTTCCCCGGACAGATACCGGCGATCTGGTGGTAATCTTCTGTGCCGGTGCCTATGGGGCGAGCGCCAGTCCCGCAGCGTTCCTCGGGCAGGGTCCGGCCCGGGAAATGCTTGTCTGA